A window of the Teredinibacter franksiae genome harbors these coding sequences:
- the rdgC gene encoding recombination-associated protein RdgC, translating to MWFKNLRIYRLGKTFESSPEQLAEALEPFVFQPCGKLDPARYGWVAPLGRQGTELVHACSGNIMVCAKRQEKILPAAVIKEVLEDKIETISSEEGRSVSRKEREALKDEVIFSLMPRALAKSSLDFAYIAPQQHWVIANASSAKRGEDITSGLREALGSFPAVPLGSHNPPVAAMTDWLRNSAAPSPFTLGEECELQAPKDGRIIRCKNQDLTAEEVLNHIHSGMVVCKLALTWNDAVHFILDDQLAIKRVKFEDKLLDQANDRQAESAAEQFDADFAVMATELHQLLNDLLQALGGEARES from the coding sequence ATGTGGTTTAAAAACCTGCGTATATATCGTCTGGGTAAAACGTTTGAGTCTTCGCCCGAACAGCTCGCAGAGGCATTGGAACCTTTTGTTTTTCAACCCTGTGGAAAACTCGATCCAGCCCGTTACGGCTGGGTCGCACCACTTGGTCGACAAGGCACAGAGCTTGTTCATGCCTGCAGCGGCAATATTATGGTGTGCGCCAAACGACAGGAAAAAATTCTGCCGGCCGCCGTTATAAAAGAAGTACTTGAAGACAAAATCGAGACCATTTCTTCCGAAGAGGGGCGCAGCGTAAGCCGCAAAGAACGCGAAGCTCTCAAAGATGAAGTGATCTTTTCACTCATGCCAAGAGCTTTGGCAAAATCCAGCCTGGATTTTGCCTACATAGCCCCTCAACAACACTGGGTAATTGCCAACGCCTCGTCGGCCAAACGCGGGGAAGACATCACCAGTGGTCTGCGCGAGGCGCTTGGATCTTTCCCTGCCGTACCCCTCGGTAGTCACAACCCACCCGTTGCCGCTATGACAGACTGGTTGCGCAACAGTGCAGCACCTTCACCCTTCACGTTAGGAGAGGAATGCGAACTACAGGCGCCTAAAGACGGCAGAATTATCCGCTGTAAAAATCAGGATTTAACGGCAGAGGAGGTACTCAACCATATTCACTCGGGTATGGTTGTATGCAAACTGGCGCTCACCTGGAACGACGCTGTCCACTTTATTCTGGACGACCAGTTAGCCATCAAGCGCGTAAAGTTTGAGGATAAACTGCTCGACCAAGCAAATGATCGCCAAGCCGAATCAGCAGCAGAACAATTTGATGCCGACTTTGCGGTAATGGCAACAGAGCTTCACCAACTGCTCAACGATCTTCTTCAGGCACTTGGAGGTGAAGCGAGAGAGAGTTAG
- a CDS encoding acyltransferase family protein, translating into MDTSLGDSAAANPATTTATATTATATATIANNTHIPALTGVRFFAVLHIFMFHLWVLYDMDKPAQYSELVSGFSRLPEFVVNVFSNGWMSTSFFFILSGFILSYLYWGEDGKIVGGARRFWFRRLARLYPIHVICLLITLVVVGPYLLSFSPLSEIIPSAFATLLLVQAWYPPFVPDWNWPAWTISALLFLYLIMPWLIAKLSSLSKTQLKILLLALPVIALLPTVVYAVYFPAGSEPQQNWQIFIGSTPVFWVAQFVFGMVLSRAFGISRFNLHWREGGNRMLAWGDLALIAVITVACIPNILEPLKFFVRHGLMMPLYAIIILDFAKGNGVAARLFSLPGTGFLGETAFSLFIWQNMAMVICWITAENIAGAGFQQVWAAPLGLAVFAIISTYAVEKPIARKLRERFER; encoded by the coding sequence ATGGATACTTCGCTCGGCGATAGCGCTGCCGCCAACCCCGCAACAACAACAGCAACAGCAACAACAGCAACAGCAACAGCAACAATAGCAAACAACACTCACATACCCGCGCTTACCGGCGTTCGTTTTTTTGCCGTGCTCCACATTTTCATGTTTCACCTTTGGGTGTTATACGATATGGATAAGCCCGCGCAATACAGTGAACTCGTCAGCGGCTTCTCTCGCTTACCTGAATTCGTTGTTAACGTTTTTTCTAACGGCTGGATGTCGACAAGCTTCTTTTTTATTTTGTCAGGTTTTATTCTCAGCTATTTGTATTGGGGGGAGGACGGTAAAATTGTCGGCGGTGCTCGACGCTTTTGGTTTCGTCGCCTAGCGCGACTCTACCCCATCCACGTCATTTGCCTGCTTATCACGCTCGTTGTCGTCGGCCCTTATTTATTGTCTTTTAGCCCCCTGAGTGAAATTATTCCTAGTGCATTTGCTACCCTGCTTTTAGTACAAGCTTGGTATCCGCCTTTTGTACCCGACTGGAACTGGCCCGCTTGGACAATCTCCGCACTGCTTTTTCTTTATTTAATTATGCCTTGGTTAATCGCTAAACTATCCAGCCTTTCCAAGACGCAGTTGAAAATATTATTGCTGGCGTTACCCGTTATTGCACTGCTTCCTACAGTTGTGTATGCCGTTTATTTTCCAGCAGGCAGCGAACCACAGCAAAATTGGCAAATATTTATTGGCTCTACGCCGGTATTCTGGGTTGCGCAATTTGTTTTCGGCATGGTGCTGAGCCGCGCATTTGGCATTTCGCGCTTTAACCTCCACTGGCGCGAAGGCGGCAATAGAATGTTGGCCTGGGGTGACCTAGCATTAATCGCTGTTATTACCGTGGCGTGTATCCCCAACATTCTAGAGCCACTGAAGTTTTTTGTCCGACACGGGCTAATGATGCCCCTGTACGCCATTATAATTCTAGACTTTGCCAAAGGTAACGGTGTTGCCGCCCGCCTGTTTTCGCTGCCCGGAACAGGTTTTTTGGGGGAAACCGCGTTTTCGCTTTTTATTTGGCAGAACATGGCCATGGTGATCTGCTGGATAACAGCCGAAAATATTGCTGGCGCGGGGTTTCAACAGGTTTGGGCTGCGCCGCTAGGGCTGGCAGTTTTCGCTATTATCAGCACTTATGCTGTTGAAAAACCCATTGCGCGTAAACTACGCGAACGTTTTGAACGATAA
- a CDS encoding acyl-CoA thioesterase codes for MRDFTHRLTLKVRDYECDIQGVVNNSVYQQYLEHARHEFLRVKGVDFAELARKKIHLVVVRAELDYKKSLLPGDEFWVETCIERSSKIRFVFLQGIYRSGDDALVLQAKITGTSLNERGRPFISPDMLKLFELS; via the coding sequence ATGAGAGATTTCACGCACAGGCTAACGCTTAAAGTTCGTGACTACGAGTGTGATATTCAGGGCGTGGTAAATAATAGTGTCTACCAGCAGTATCTTGAGCATGCTCGACATGAATTTTTACGGGTAAAGGGTGTGGATTTTGCTGAGCTCGCCCGCAAAAAAATTCATTTGGTGGTGGTGCGGGCTGAGTTGGATTACAAAAAATCATTACTGCCCGGTGATGAGTTTTGGGTGGAAACCTGCATCGAGCGCTCTTCAAAGATACGCTTTGTTTTTTTACAGGGTATTTATCGCTCCGGAGATGACGCATTAGTTTTACAGGCAAAAATTACTGGTACTTCACTTAATGAGCGTGGAAGGCCATTCATCTCGCCTGATATGTTAAAACTTTTTGAATTGAGCTAA
- a CDS encoding FKBP-type peptidyl-prolyl cis-trans isomerase translates to MKDRKKLNKGSAGQNRKTSETFIAKHSQQEGVYSTATGLLYRVLEVAQGIQPTEQDTVVVNQRILNADGSVIADTYKTGMPDKFAMTEAIPGLREGLMMMSPGARYEFVVPPELGWGKRGASNKIGPNAVLIFDVRLLEVVF, encoded by the coding sequence ATGAAAGATCGAAAAAAACTCAACAAAGGTTCTGCAGGACAAAATCGTAAAACCAGCGAAACCTTTATCGCCAAGCATTCCCAGCAGGAAGGCGTGTATAGCACCGCAACGGGGTTGTTGTACCGTGTACTCGAGGTCGCTCAGGGGATTCAGCCAACAGAGCAAGATACGGTAGTGGTTAATCAACGTATTCTTAACGCCGATGGTAGTGTAATAGCGGACACCTATAAAACCGGCATGCCGGACAAGTTCGCAATGACAGAGGCCATACCGGGTTTGCGAGAGGGTTTGATGATGATGTCGCCCGGCGCTCGTTATGAGTTTGTTGTTCCCCCTGAACTAGGCTGGGGCAAGCGTGGCGCTAGTAACAAAATTGGTCCAAACGCCGTACTGATTTTTGATGTTCGATTATTGGAGGTTGTTTTCTGA